TTGAGGGGTAGGAGAGAGTGTGAGAGCTCCAAGTGTTCTTCAAGCTCGGGTTGTGGATTGGGGAAACACACTTTCCCGTGGGTTATCCAGTTACCGGGGCCAGAcgctggcgtctggcccctttgccacgtcagcaggtcaacgggcaggcgggcagagcgggccaggggccagacgccagggaccctggcgtctgcttcgcaacccagacgccagggatgttGGCGTCTCCTAAAAAGGTCAGAATCGAAATTTCTTTTGAAACGAGGTCAAATTGGGATTTTGTTAGCCTTATAGGTTATAACAGTAATTTTTTCCTCCCTCGACCAAAAAGCAGAGCCTCGCAGGCAGGACAGGACTGCACTGCGCTGCGCTGCGAGAGCGAGAGACACAGCACGGCACAGTGGCTGACCCCGGTCAATGACAAAAGCGCCTGCACTGTCCACAGCGATGGCCATGGCGTCGGCGTTGGCCCCCGTCACAAGGAAAGGAAAGCCGGCCAGCCAGCTCGGTTCGGTTTTACTTTACTTTGCCCCTCCTCCAAACAACGCACACTGACAgggtgacacctctctctctctctctctctctctctctctctctctctgattgagAAATGAGAGCTTCGGTTCTACTAGAGTGGATTGGTAATAAAGGACACCGATTTTAGTTAACAATGGCGTGTGCCGTGCCCCCATCCCATGAGGTGGGGTGCGTAGGAAGGATGAGCCGATGAGGAGGACGGATAAGCGCCGTAGATGCCCTCGCTGTCGACGCATATATATCTACcccacgaagaagaagaagaacaagatcgATCTCATTCCCCTTCCCCTCCGCTCCCCCTCCGGTGCAAAGGGTGGAAGCAACAAGCAAGGCATCTCATTCCCCCAGCCCCACGCCTCGCCACCttgccgcccctcccctcctctcttcttcttcttcttctacctttATTATCTCCCCCTCCTCTCGCGTCCAAGAATCTATCTCCCTCCCCTGTCCTCCCCTCCTCACATTCCCCTTCCTTGCGTGCGTACACCGTTTGGTACTGGCACACGGATTGTTTGTTCGTTTCTTCCATGGTTGGTTGCTTCTTTGAGCGAGTGAGAACGACGAAGAGAGGAAGGCAGGGACAAGCCAGACCAGGCACATCTATCCTGTGACTCCAAGCCTGGCATCTCCCCACACCCACGCCACACACCCACActgtttcttcttcctctcccctgcCCTGACCTCCCCCTGCATGCCACTCGCGTGCCGCCCCAGTCCGTTGGTTGGTTGCAACGACGCCGCTTCCTCCTGCCGCATTGTGGCCACCCTTCGTCTTCTTTAGCCTGAGCCCGGACGCGCACACAAGAGAGCCAGCCACAAGCAGAGCGCCGCTCTGCGTCTCCGCATTGCCCCAAGAAGCGCGCGGCCGCGGAGATTGCGCCCCTACCCTCCTCGCTCCGGCAGGCGGCAGCGCATGCCCGCCGCGACGGGCTGACGGCGGCGTGGGGAGCGCAGTCGGCGATGCGGTTCACGGCGGGGGGCTCGTCGACGCGGTCGTGGCAGCCCAAGCCGACGGCGGACACCACGGACCTGCGCTTCTGGCTGACCTGGCGGGTGGCGGTGTGCGCGCTCTGGGTGCTCTGCTGCGTCGCCGCCGCGGCCTACCTCATCTGGCGCCACGAGGGGCCCCGCGCGCACCGCCGGCCCGGAGCCGCCAAGCAGGACGCGGCAGCGCAGCAAGGGCGGCGCCGGCCGGACGGGCTGCTGTACGACGACGAAGCGTGGCGGCCCTGCCTCCGCGACATCCACCCGGCCTGGCTGCTCGCCTACAGGCTCGTCTccttcttcgtcctcttcagcctcctcatcgtcatcgtcatctccgACGGCGGCAACATCTTCTACTACTACACCCAGTaagcatccctccactcacccaccaccaccatcatctaCCACTGCTTGCTTCTTTTTTTAACTCTGTTTCCGAAGAAAGATTTTTTTACTTGGGTCGGGTGATGCTTTTTTGAGAGGTTACTTGGGTGATGACTGGCTGTAGATGCAAAGTTGGGTTAAAGGTTTATACTTTGGCATTTCCCATTTATTTAGGTGATTAAAATCCTTGAGGCTGTAAATTCACTGGAGTGGCAGCCAGCAGTGTATGTGGTGTGGCCAGCAGCAACTTTGGCATCAGTTCTCTCTTGTTGTGAATTTGAATTTTATCTCAGGGGAAGGGAATAAAGGGAGACTTCTTCTCATGATTACATCAACTACTGATCTTTGACATGTTTCCTCAATAAACTAAGAGCAGTCAGAATCTGCAACATATCTCCTTGCATTGATATTGATCTTCTGTGCACAACTGATGGCTGGCAGAAGTTTGCTAGTACCTAGCTTCCACAGCAAGCCACTCCACAACTGTTGGGTTTCATTTTCAGTTGTACATTTTTTTTGGTTGTCAATGCATTTTAGAGGCAGTTTTATTCATGGTGCAGTACTTCATTTTTAATATTTGGAACTTGCCTCTCAGAGGACATGTTTTGTCAAACACATCAATTGAAACCAATATTTTTCTGGGGGGCAGTGTTGGGTTTCATTTTCACTGGTATTTATTTTTGGGGCATTACTGCATTGTAGAGATAGTCTTGATGGATGCAGTGCTTGAATTTAATAATCAGTAAGGGCCTCATAGTAGTACATGCTTTGTCAAGCGCATTGAAGGAACAATCTTTTTTTGTGCAGTACAATATCACAACTACTAAACACAAGCAGGGCAGTGCTGTGGGAAGAATACCTGTTCCATTGAGGATTCCTGACATCAGATTAGTTTAGCAGCCCCCATTTTGATACCATTACttttctggggggggggggggggggggggggggcaaatctcTTATGTGCTTTTTTCTTTTCCAAAGGAAAAGAAATGTAGTGTGTAACTGGTTGGTAGCATCAAAGCTGTCTGCAAAGCTGTGATACTACTTGTTGATGTTGGTGACTTTGCTCTCAGTAAGCAGCATTTGTCCCTAGCTTGCACGTACTAAGTGGTTGTTCAACTGTCTATCATGCAGGTGGACCTTCATTCTGGTGACGGTTTACTTCGGGGTAAGCGAAAATAGTCTGTCTCCTCACTGATTTCCTCATACACAATGATGAGTGTCCCTACGGCCTCTATCAATGTCCTCACAATCCTTATCTGAAAACACTATATGCTGTTATGTGAATTCTTCAGCTTGCGACGACGCTTTCGATCTACGGGTGCAGCAAGTTCGCCGCCTGCAATGCCGTCGCGGCGATGTCCGACGCCGAGCAGGGGCCCTACGCCATCCACGGGGCCGCCCCGAAGTCGATCGTCGACGGGGAGGACGACGGCACGAGGGAGATCGCCGGGTTCTGGGGGTACCTTCTGCAGATCATCTATCAGGTGAAAGAGGTTTTTTCATGCCACCACCTATAAACTTTGAAATGTTTGGCCAACATGGAGCCCGTTTCCAGATTTCATTCATATTGGAGAgggacatctgcactgacatcaCATCTTCATTGCATTTGCATTTGCATGGAGAGGTGGTCTCATTTTTGCTTTTCAGGTGCAATTATTAGTGCTCCTGGGCAGTTAACATCATGCACCAGAAACTAAAGTGTGTTTATAATGTGCTCCGCTGAATTGGATTCCTGTGCATCAAAGATGAGGATGTGACCACATACTAGCATCTTTGTCTGGCAGATCCTACATGAGCCACCTTCTTGGTTGTTGGGCTGGACCCAAATGCCCAATCTCTTAGTAGTTCCTTGCACCTGAAGGCCTTGCTTGATCAACTTTCTTTACCCCATGTCTCAAGTGCAGGGCTGGCTTTTTTAGCAGTAGCATCAGGAATAAAGACAAATTATTTGTTTATTTATCTCTGTTGATTTGCTAGGCCTGACTGTATCAGTAGATAAGGGTCAGTAGATACTTCCACAGATACTAACCTAATTttcgaaaaggggcgctttattacttaaaaggtttaagtatTACACCCGGCTTCCAGTGAAGTTCCAGTAGTATTACATTACAGTAGAAAAATATTACAACAGGTGATAATTGGCAAATTCTGCAAGACAGTTGTTCTTATTTTACTACCATTTCACCAAACTAGTATTCTGACGTCTCCATCTTTGTTGACACAGACAAATGCAGGGGCCGTGATGCTTACAGACTGCGTCTTTTGGTTCATCATTTTCCCATTCCTGACCGTCAAAGATTACAGTATGAACTTTGTGAGTATTCTTGTAAATTTCATGGCTTGTGTATGCATCATCTGATTGATGTTAACCCTTTCACTAAATTCATCCTTGTCTGACAGTTACTGATAGGAATGCACTCAGTCAACGCTGTTTTCTTGCTCGGCGAAGCATCTCTAAATAGCCTGGTAAGTGGATGAACGCTGAGTTTGATCACCAAAGCAAGTTGATGCATGCATGttttttttttttacattttacTCATCACTTCTGATTTCAACTTACCAAAAATTCTTACAGCGCTTCCCGTGGTTCCGGATCGCGTATTTCTTCCTTTATACAGCGCTATACGTTGTTTTCCAGTGGATCGTCCATGCATCTACTCCAACCTGGTAAGATCCTCAGCTTCCATTGCCTCCATAGAGCAAAAATACTACCTGCATATTATCTTTCTATCACTGAACATATGTCGTGTGAATTCTGGCAGGTGGCCCTACCCGTTCCTCGACCTCTCCTCTAATCTCGCGCCTCTGTGGTAAATTCCAATTACCACCCTATAACATCAATTATTTCGCTGCTTTGTCTGACGTAGATTTTATTAACTGAACTATGTGTGATCACAAGCTGAACCTGAACTTATTGCGTAGGTACTTTGCGGTCGCGTTCATGCAACTGCCCTGCTACCTGATCTTCAGACTGGTGATGAACCTGAAACACCACCTTCTCTCCAAGCATTTCCTGGATAGCATGGTCCTAGGATATTAGCATTGGTGAACGAACATCCATGCCGGTCTTCTTCCTTCGACGATCCTCCACGCAAAAAGGCGATGTGAATTGGCAGGAAGAGCAGCAACGGAACAATTGTGGCGTGGCACTAAAATGCGTGGCCTGGGAGTAGATTGTTTGCGAGAAATCTTAGTTTCTTATGCATTTGCGTGTCTCTCCAACAAAAAAATGGATAGGGGAGCGTGCACATGGCTTTACACTAGTATAGGTTCGTCACGGGTGGTAAGAAGAGTTTTTGCAGTAACTGGGGGTGAAAGGAGAAAACCAAAGAAGAATGTGTACATATACCTACGGCTTGGTTGATTGGTTGGTGAAATGGAGATATTGTTGGTTAATTGATTTAGTGCTAGTATATAACATCTTTTGTAGATCGTCTGATTGGTCATCATTATCAATTTACCTTTGTGGCTAATGTAATCGTCGCACGGTTGCGTTTATGTATAAACCTATGGGCTGGAAATGGGAGCCTGAAAATGGGGACAAAGCTTGTGAACTGGAAATGCAACGCTGGAAGCAGGGGGCACAACCGCACAAGCTATATCTATTGATGTGCTTCTGTATGTGATTTTGCGCTCTTCTTGGAACAGACACAAAAATCGGCTACTTAGTTAAGAAGAATCTTGCGCAGGCTCTGATCTTGGGACGAAAAAGGTGGTTTCCTGAAAATTTCGGCTGAGATGCCTGGACGGCGGATGGCCTACGTACGTAGGTGCCTTCCCGTCCAAGGCCTTAAAGATG
Above is a window of Triticum aestivum cultivar Chinese Spring chromosome 6B, IWGSC CS RefSeq v2.1, whole genome shotgun sequence DNA encoding:
- the LOC123136066 gene encoding uncharacterized protein; this encodes MRFTAGGSSTRSWQPKPTADTTDLRFWLTWRVAVCALWVLCCVAAAAYLIWRHEGPRAHRRPGAAKQDAAAQQGRRRPDGLLYDDEAWRPCLRDIHPAWLLAYRLVSFFVLFSLLIVIVISDGGNIFYYYTQWTFILVTVYFGLATTLSIYGCSKFAACNAVAAMSDAEQGPYAIHGAAPKSIVDGEDDGTREIAGFWGYLLQIIYQTNAGAVMLTDCVFWFIIFPFLTVKDYSMNFLLIGMHSVNAVFLLGEASLNSLRFPWFRIAYFFLYTALYVVFQWIVHASTPTWWPYPFLDLSSNLAPLWYFAVAFMQLPCYLIFRLVMNLKHHLLSKHFLDSMVLGY